CGGCGGATCGCCCACATCACCTACCGCTCCGAAACGGAGATGGAACAACGCTTTGGGCGGGCCGCGCAGGACGGTGAAAACCCGCTGCACCTCGGGCGGCTTCGCCCGGTGGTGGGAGGTTCCTTTGCCGGCCGCTACCAGGTGGAAAGCTATCTTGACCACCAAGCACGCAAACTGGTGAGCCGTTTTGACGCCAACAGTTACATTGTCATCACCGAGGCCCTGATGAGCCATGATGTGACGCGCGGCCGCGGTACCTTGACGCAGGCCCTGACCCGGACCGAAGGGGTGCAGTTCCTTGTTGCCGCCGTTAGCAGCGACAGGCTGTACTTCCCGTCCCAGTCACAGGAACTGGCCGCGGCCCTGCCCGGGGACGTAAAAGTGCACAACATCGACTCCGCCATTGGGCACGACGGGTTCTTGACCGAGGTAGGGACTGTGGGGGATCTGCTGCGGGAGTCCTTCTTCGCGCAGTAGACCCCGGTGCCGCTTAGAACGCCTTGAAGATCGCTTCGCGGTGGATGGCGTACTGTTCGGCCGTGACCTGGCCGCTGCGGCGGGCGGAGTCGAGGGCGTCCAGCTGGCGCTTGAGCTCGGCCTCGGCCCGCATCCGCTCGTTGGCGAACCCGGTGGTTTGGTGCCCGTGCGAACTGTCGTAATTTTTCATCGGGACACCGTTGAGCAGGGTACCTGAGTAGGGGGTCTGGTTTGCCTGGTGTGCGACGCCGGGCTGTCCGGTGGGAGAAGGCGGGCCATACGGGTTAGAGTCCCGTGCCCGTTTCTTCCGGCCTGCGGCCCTGACGAAACTTGAAAAGAGTGCCAAGCCGATGATGATGAAAATGAACCACGGCTGGAGCGAGAAAGAACTCGAAGATGACGCGGCCACGTCACCGGCCGACACTAGGTTGAGCACACTAAGCACAACACACCTCTTCTAAGTTCGAAGCGCAGAATGTTCGCGCTTCTTCCCATCTTAGTCTTGAAAGCAGATCTTGGCCTGAACGCTGGTGGGTGCGTTTGCGACGTTGCGGCCCCATCGCCGGCTGGGGTTTCGCGGCACGGAAAATTGACAGGAAATTCGCAGACTTTACCTTGTCCATCACTCCATAGCCGCCACTAGTGTGCACTTTATGACGCACATGCCAACTGCTCCCCATGACGGGGCCAGTGCCCCGGCGGTCACTGCACGGCGCTGGTGGACGCTGACTACTGTAGCTCTCGCCCAACTCATGGTGGTGCTGGATACGACGGTGGTGAACATAGCGCTTCCCTCGGCGCAACGGGATCTTGGGTTCACCGATGGGGAGCGTCAGTGGGTGATCACGGCCTACTCGCTGGCCTTTGGCAGCCTGCTGCTGCTGGGCGGTCGACTCTCTGACCTGCTGGGCAGAAAACGGACCTTCATCATCGGCCTGATCGGTTTTGCCGGCGCCTCCGCGCTGGGTGGCGCGGCAGGCAGCTTCGGCATGCTTGTTCTGGCCCGTGCCATCCAGGGAATGTTCGGTGCCCTGCTGGCGCCCACGGCCCTGGCCGTGTTGACCACCACGTTCACCATCCCCAAGGAACGGGCCAGGGCCTTCGGCGTCTTTGGTGCCATTGCCGGAGCCGGCGGCGCCTTCGGGCTCCTGCTGGGAGGGTTCCTCACCGAAGATTTCAACTGGCGCTGGAACCTATATATCAACGTCTTCATCGCCGTTTTCGCTGTGATCGGCGCCAGCATCTTCCTCAGCCACACAACCGTTCACGGTCCCCGCCCCAAGTTAGACATCCCCGGCACGGCGTTGGTCTGCGCCGCCTTGTTCGGCCTGGTCTACGGCTTCTCCAATGCCGAAACCGACGGCTGGCATGCGCCGGCGACGTGGGGAATGCTCGTCGCGGCGGTGGTGCTGATGGTCGCGTTCGTGCTGTGGCAGCGCCGCGCCGCGCACCCGATCCTCCCGCTGCACATTGTGCTTGATCGCAACCGTGGTGCCGCCTACGCCTCGGTCCTGATCGCCGGTGCCGGCATGTTTGGCATCTTTTTGTTCGTCACCTACTACGTCCAGACGTCCCTGAACTATTCACCGATCCAGACGGGCATCGGCTTCCTGCCCATGATCGGGATGCTGGTCCTGGCCGCGCAGCTGTCCACCAACATCTTCTTGCCACGGTTCGGGCCCAAGATCATTGTCCCCATCGGCATGGCCCTCTCCGCAGGGGGCATGGCCTACCTGACCCACCTGAACCTCACCAGCAGCTACGCCGGTGACCTCCTGCCGCCGCTGATGATCATCGGTTTTGGCATTGGCGCGGTCATGCCGGCGGCCATCCAGACCGCCACCTACGGCGTGGACCGCGAGTTTGCCGGCGTCGCCTCGGCCCTGGTCAACACGAGCCAGCAGGTGGGTGGTTCCGTCGGTACAGCACTGCTAAACACCTTGGCTGCCACGGCGGCCACCAGCTACCTGGCCGCGCATGTGCCGCCGACTGCGGAGATCGCCGCCCAAGCCGCCGTCCAAAGCTACACGGTCGCGTACTGGTGTGGGGCCGGCTTCTTCGCCTTCGGGGCGGTCCTTGCTGCACTCTTGTTCCGGCGGAAGGGCCAGGGCCAGTCCCTGAACGTGGAGCACACGGGCTTGGCAGAGTCCCCGGAGGGCACGTTGGCCGACGTCGAACGGGCCGCCGTCGATCTAGCCCCAGTCGAACTGGCCGCGGCACGCCCAGCAGAAAGCCCAGCCGAACACGTGGCCCGCCATCGGGCCTAGGCAGTGCGCACGGGTGCGGCATTTGTGAAAAACCGGCTCGCGGGCGGAGCCTAGTCGTTGGCCCCGGGCAGCACCCCGGGCAGCACCCCGGGCCCGAAGACCGGCCCCGGGATGGGGCGTTTGGGTGTGATGCCGTCTCCGGAAGACTGGTGCCGCAGCCTGCGCAGCACCCACGGGACCAAGAATTCTCTGGCCCAGACCAGGTCCCCCGCCCGCGCCGTCTGCCACCTCTGCGGGGGCAGCGGGGTGGGCAGGCGCGGGACGAGCGTGTGGGGGACGTTCAGCGCATTCAAGGCCATGATGGCGATGGTGTGGTGGCCCAGCGGGGCGAAGTGTAGGCGGTCGCCAGCCCACATTTGCGGGTCGTTCAGCTGGCGCAGGGACCACATGTCGGCCACGATCGCGTCGTGCCGTGCGGCGATGGTGCGCAGGTTCTCGTTGTAGATGGCCACCCGCCCGCGCACCTTGCCCAGCACGGGGGTGTCGCGGATGTCCGGGCCGTTGAACAACAACACGGTGGCGCCGGCCGCTGTCATTGTGGCGACGGCCGCATCCAGCGACTCGGCTAGGATGTCAGGGTCGGAGCCTGGCCGGATCAGGTCGTTGCCGCCGGCGGAGATGCTGATCAGGTCGGGCTTGAGCGACAGTGCCGGTTCCAGTTGTTCACCCAGGATTTGACCCAGGAGCCGGCCGCGAATGGCCAGGTTGGCGTAGCAGAAGTCGTCCTGGTCGCGGCTGAGCTCCTCGGCGACCCTGTCCGCCCAGCCGCGGTAACCGCCCGGGCTGCTGGGTTCGGGATCGCCAATCCCCTCGGTGAAGGAGTCACCCATGGCCACATAGCGGTTCCACGGGTGGCGGGGCGCTAACCGCGGTGACTCGGTGGTTGATTGCTGACGGGGTGCCGTAAATTCATTCACCCTCCCATCCTGCCCTCCAGAGTGGTGGTTGTGCCACCACGGCTTCGCCGGTGATGGGCTGGCGATGATTCTGTGTCCGCCCCAGCCCATGAAAAGATGGGGCATGAGTGAAACCCCTACAGTCCTTTGGTCCCGCCCCGAAAACGAGCGCCCCGGCACCCCCCTGCTGGTCATGTTCCACGGCTACGGCGCCGATGAGGCCGATCTTTTCGGTCTGGCAGCCCAGCTTCCCGCCGACTTCACAGTGGCCTCTATCCGTGCTCCCGGAAAGGCCGGCCCCGGGTATGCCTGGTTCCCGCTGCGCACGGACCTCTCCTACTCCCTTGACTCCGTCACCGAAGCTGCCGGCCACGTTCAGGCCTGGTTCGACGGCGTCCGCACCGCCCACACATCGGTCACCTTACTGGGCTTCTCGCAGGGCATGTGCATGGCCACAACGCTGCTGCGCCACCGGCCCGCGGACTACGCCGCCGTCGTCGGACTTTCAGGTTTTGTGGTGGAGGCCCAGGGCAACGACTACTTTGACGACGCCGCCGTGGCCGCCGCGAAGCCGGAGGTGTTCTGGGGCCGGGATCAAGCCGACCCTGTCATTCCAGCCGCCTCGGTGGAGTTCACCAACACCTGGATGCGTGCCCACGTGCAGCTGACCAAGGTCCTGTATGCCGGGATTTTCCATGGCATCAACGCCCAGGAAATGGCGCATGTCAGCGAGTTCCTGCAGTACAAGGTGCTCAAGTAACGGTATTTATGCACGGCGGCGGGCACCCCGGCTGGGGTGCCCGCAGCCGCACTTTTGCAGTGCTTGAGGCGTTACTTTCTGGCTTTGATCCGGACGGTTTCGCCGTTGACGGTGACGGTGTCGCCGTCGTGCAACTGGCTGCCGCGGCGCTCGTCAATCTCGCCGTTGACCTTCACCATGCCGTTCTTGATGAGGTCAGCCGCTTCCACGCCGTCCTCCACCAGGCTGGCAAGTTTGAGTAGCTGGCCCAGTCGGATCATGTCGTCGCGGATGGGGATGTCAATGATCTCGTGTGAACTCATATGTTAATTGTGCAGCATGGAAGGGCGTGCGGCGCTCCGGGGCGGTAGCGTGGAGGCAATAGCCCCTCCGATCGGAGAACCACCCGTGCCAGCCACACCCGAACTCCTTGTCAGCTCCTACACGGAGGAAGGCTCGGGTACGGGCCCGGGAATCCGCCGCTATGCCCTGGCCGCCGACGCCACGATCGGCCCGCTGCTGGCGCAGAGCTCCGGGGTGTCGAACCCGTCATTTTTGGCCGTCGGGGCGGGCAAACTGTTCGCCGTCGAGGAGGGTGCCAACGGTTCCGTGGCAGCCCTGGACCCGGAAACACTGGGGTTTTTGGGCCGGGCCTGGTCCGGCGGCGCCGATCCCTGCCACCTCATGGTGGTGGGTGAGAGCGTCGTTGCCGCCAACTATTCCTCGGGCACCGCCGCCGTCATCCCCGTGGCCGGTTGGGGGAGTGCGACGCCGACCCCTTCTGTGCTGCTGTCCAACCCGGGCAGTGGTCCCGTCAGCCGGCGGCAGGATTCCTCCCACGCCCACCAAGTCACGGCGACGCCGTGGGGCACGGTGTTAGTGGCTGATCTGGGCGCCGACAGGGTGGATGAATATTCCCTGGTGGATGGCAGCTACCAACGCCAAGGCTCCGCCGTGCTGCCGCCGGGGACTGGTCCTCGCCACGTAGCCATCCGGGGTGAGCACCTGCTGGTGGCGGGGGAGCTGGACGGGTTCTTGCACGTGTTGCGCCGCACTGTTGAAGGTGACGGCCACCGCTGGCAATGGCGCTGCCGAACACCCCTGGCAGCAACCGCGGAGGCGATTGAGAGCGCAGAGCAGTTTTACCCCTCCCATATCCAGCTCTCCGCAGATGCCACCACGCTGTACGCCACCGTCCGTGGGCCCAACACGCTGGTGGCGTTGGAGGTGACAAATCTCGATACGGACCCGGTGCCGGTATTTCGTACCGAGGTGCCCACCGGCGGGAATTGGCCGCGCCACTTTGCCGTGGGACACGGCAAGATCTACGTCGCCAACCAGCTTTCGGACACTGTCACGGTCTTTGATGTGGACGCGGACGGCCTGCCCGGAGCGGAAGCGGTGCAGACGCTGGACTTTGGCAGCCCCGCCTGCATCCTGCTCGCCTGAGCGGCCACACTTTCCCTATGCGTTGGACTGGGTGGGAGTCGGGCGCCTCTGGACAAGATGCGCTGAACCTACGCCAGATCCAACGCATAAGGAAACAAAAGTTTTAGCATGCGCAAAATTCGGCGCGGGTCCGGCGCATGCTGGTTCAATTCCCGCCGGACAGCGCCGAAACGGTAGGGTTGAGTCCGGAACGGACCGCACCCAGCGGCCTCGTAATTAATAGGAGTTAATAGTGGCGCCTCAGTCCAAGCTAGACCAGGTCATTTCGCTCGCGAAACGTCGCGGCTTTGTTTTTCAGGCCGGTGAGATTTACGGCGGTACGCGGTCGGCCTGGGATTACGGCCCCCTCGGTGTTGAGCTGAAGGAAAACATCAAGCGCGAATGGTGGCAGTCATTTGTGCGCGGCCGCGAGGACATGGTCGGCCTAGATTCCTCCATCATCTTGCCCAAGGCCGTGTGGGAAGCTTCCGGACACGTGGCCACGTTCACCGACCCGCTCATCGAGTGCACCCAGTGCCACAAGCGCCACCGCCAGGACCACCTGGTCGAGTCGTTCGTGGCGAAGAAGAAGCGCCAGCCTGTTGACGGCATGGACGAGATTGTCTGCCCCGATTGCGGCACCAAGGGCCAATGGACCGAACCGCAGATGTTCTCCGGGCTGATCAAGACTTTCCTGGGCCCGGTCGACAACGAAGCTGGCCTGGCCTTCCTTCGCCCGGAAACCGCCCAGGGCATCTTCGTGAACTTCAACAACGTGCTCACCACCTCCCGCAAGAAGCCCCCGTTCGGCATCGGCCAGATCGGCAAGGCGTTCCGCAACGAGATCACACCGGGCAACTTCATCTTCCGCACCCGAGAGTTCGAGCAGATGGAAATCGAGTTCTTCGTGCCCGGCGAAGACGCCGATAAATGGTTCAAGGAATGGGTGGAGCTGTGCTGGGACTGGTTCCTTGACCTGGGCATCAACCCGGGGAACATGCGCCGCTTTGACGTCCCTGAGGACGAGCGAGCCCACTACTCCGCCGGCACCATCGACTTTGAATACAAGTTCGGCTTCCAGGGCTCAGAGTGGGGTGAGCTCATGGGCGTCGCCAACCGCACCGACTATGATCTGAACTCGCACACCAAGGGCTCCGGCACGGATCTTAGCTACTTCAACCAGGCCTCGGGCGAGCGCTTCACCCCTTACGTGATCGAGCCCTCCTTCGGCCTGACGCGTTCCATGATGGCGTTCTTGGTAGATGCGTTCACCGAGGATGAGGCCCCCAACGCCAAGGGTGGGGTAGACAAGCGCACCGTGCTGAAGTTGGACCCGCGCCTGGCCCCCGTCAAGGCTGCCGTACTGCCGCTGAGCCGCAACGAGGAGCTGTCCCCGAAGGCCAAGGAACTCGCCAACCAGTTGCGCAAGCACTGGAACATCGAGTTCGACGACGCCGGCGCCATCGGCCGACGCTACCGCCGCCAGGACGAGATCGGCACCCCATTCTGCATCACGGTCGACTTCGACACCCTCGATGATAATGCCGTGACCATTCGCGAACGCGACACCATGAGCCAGGAACGCGTGCCCCTGGACCAGGTCCAGGCGTACCTGGCAACCCGCCTTCTGGGTGCCTAGGAATGGCTGAACTTTCGTACCGGCCGTGGCAGGACGGCGACGATCTGACGCTCCTGGAGATCTGGGGCGACGCCGATTCCAGCGCATCCGGGCAGTTCCGTGCAGCGCTGGCACCGGAATCCGACAGCGGCCCGTGGCGGCGCACCATCGTCGCCGAGGACCAGGGCATCCCGGTCGCGGCCGGGGTGGTGTACTCCACCGCCTTGCACCCGCAGCGTTTGTGGGCGTTCGTGGAGGTTGCCAAGGACCACCGCCAGGCTGGCGTGGGTGCCACCTTGCTGACCATGCTCCGTCGCGAAGCCGAGGGAGCGCTGGCCGCCGGCTTGATCAGTACGACGGCGTTGCGCACCAAGGTTGCCCCGGGCACCTCGGGCGCGGCGTTTGGTGCAGCCATGGGCCTGGGCGTTTTGCAGCGCAACCGTGTTGTTGAGGTGGCCCCCGGGGTCCTGAAGCTTCCGGCGTTTGGCGAAGGCACAGAGGCGGAGGCCACGGCACGTGTCGCGGACCTGGCCACCGGCTCGGTGGAACTCACCGATGTTGTGGGCAGGTACTACGAGTCGGTGAACGCGTGGGACCCCACCGGGCCGCTGTCACCGGGAGCCGTCCAGCGGATGTTCCTGGACGACCTCACCGGAGCCCACGGCGCCCTGGTGCTACGGGCCGAACCGTCAAGTGCCTTCGGCGCCACCGTGCAGCCCAGTAAAAAGGGTCGCATCGAGGCGTTTGCCGTCAGCTACTCCCAAGGCCACCTGTTCCCCGAGGACGGAGCGGCGCCGTCCGCCTCGGAGGTGTTCCTTGGTGTGGAGCCCAAACTCTCCCCTAAAGACGCCGTTCGAGCCGTGTACGACCTCCTGGCCCTGATCACCCACCAGTACCCCGTACTGCTGGAACTGGACGATTCCATGGAGGCCCTGGCCGCCGTCGTCAATCCCCTGATCGAGGCCGGCGCAGCCCGGGTCCGCGGCACCGAAACACTGGTGCTCGGGGAGTAGCACCCGGCGCCGGAGCCTGTCGAGACTCCGGCGCCGGAGCCAGTATTCCCTCGGCGACTTTCCGGCCATCGGCCGCGGGCGGTCTACGGCCTCCCTGACGTCGCCTACGGAAACACCGGCTTCGTCGCCTCCGGTGATTTGGACAGGCGCAACCACATAACAACAAGGACCGATTACCGCCCATGGGCCACTCACATTCGCATGATGGTGACGACTCCACGTTGACCCGCCCGGAACTGCGCCGCCGCAAGGCGGTGCGGCGCCGGGCCGTGGTGTTGTTGAGCTGGATCTTGGTGCCGCTGGGACTGCTCACGGTGGTGGCGATGATGATGTTGTGGCCCGGAGGCGGTGATGGTGCCCCATTGGCAGGGAATCCTTACTCAGCGGCGCCGGGCGCCAGCATCGATACGGGGACGGTGCAACGAACGGCCACGGAGGACTGTCCCGGCAGTGCCGGCGGCCCGGGGGCTAGTTGTTTCATCGCCCACACGGCGGTAGCCGGCCTGGCCGATGTGCCCGTGGTGGTCAGCCCCGATGTTGTCCAAGCCCGTGGTGTGCGGGTCGGGGACAAGATCAGCTACCTGAACCTGTCGGGGCTTGTTGCCGTGACAGGTGTTCAGCAAGAGGGCCCGCAATACGTCTTCATGGATTTTGTCCGCACCCTGCCGATGGGTCTGCTGGCGCTGCTCTACGCCGTGGTGGTCATCGCCGTGGCCAGGTGGCGCGGGCTGCGGGCGATCGTGGGGCTGGGCGGGGCGTTCGCGGTGCTGTCCTGGTTCATCTTGCCCGCACTGGCTGAGGGGAAATCACCGCTGCTAGTGGCCCTGGTGGGGTCCTCTGCCATCATGTTCGGGGTACTGTATTTCGCCCATGGGTTCTCGGCCCGGACGTCCACTGCTTTGCTGGGAACCTTGTTCGGATTGGGGGTCACTGCCGGAGTCGCCTTTTGGGCTGTGGATGCGGCGGCCTTGACCGGCACCTCCGGGCACAACTCCTACCAGTTGTTGAACCTGACCCAGGGCATGTCGCTGTCAGGGATGATCCTGTGCGGGCTGGTGATTTCCGGGCTGGGCGTGCTCAACGATGTCACCATCACACAGTCCTCGGCGGTGTGGGAGCTGTATGAGCTGGCCCCGCACACCA
This region of Arthrobacter alpinus genomic DNA includes:
- a CDS encoding MFS transporter; amino-acid sequence: MTHMPTAPHDGASAPAVTARRWWTLTTVALAQLMVVLDTTVVNIALPSAQRDLGFTDGERQWVITAYSLAFGSLLLLGGRLSDLLGRKRTFIIGLIGFAGASALGGAAGSFGMLVLARAIQGMFGALLAPTALAVLTTTFTIPKERARAFGVFGAIAGAGGAFGLLLGGFLTEDFNWRWNLYINVFIAVFAVIGASIFLSHTTVHGPRPKLDIPGTALVCAALFGLVYGFSNAETDGWHAPATWGMLVAAVVLMVAFVLWQRRAAHPILPLHIVLDRNRGAAYASVLIAGAGMFGIFLFVTYYVQTSLNYSPIQTGIGFLPMIGMLVLAAQLSTNIFLPRFGPKIIVPIGMALSAGGMAYLTHLNLTSSYAGDLLPPLMIIGFGIGAVMPAAIQTATYGVDREFAGVASALVNTSQQVGGSVGTALLNTLAATAATSYLAAHVPPTAEIAAQAAVQSYTVAYWCGAGFFAFGAVLAALLFRRKGQGQSLNVEHTGLAESPEGTLADVERAAVDLAPVELAAARPAESPAEHVARHRA
- a CDS encoding SGNH/GDSL hydrolase family protein; the protein is MGDSFTEGIGDPEPSSPGGYRGWADRVAEELSRDQDDFCYANLAIRGRLLGQILGEQLEPALSLKPDLISISAGGNDLIRPGSDPDILAESLDAAVATMTAAGATVLLFNGPDIRDTPVLGKVRGRVAIYNENLRTIAARHDAIVADMWSLRQLNDPQMWAGDRLHFAPLGHHTIAIMALNALNVPHTLVPRLPTPLPPQRWQTARAGDLVWAREFLVPWVLRRLRHQSSGDGITPKRPIPGPVFGPGVLPGVLPGAND
- a CDS encoding alpha/beta hydrolase — encoded protein: MSETPTVLWSRPENERPGTPLLVMFHGYGADEADLFGLAAQLPADFTVASIRAPGKAGPGYAWFPLRTDLSYSLDSVTEAAGHVQAWFDGVRTAHTSVTLLGFSQGMCMATTLLRHRPADYAAVVGLSGFVVEAQGNDYFDDAAVAAAKPEVFWGRDQADPVIPAASVEFTNTWMRAHVQLTKVLYAGIFHGINAQEMAHVSEFLQYKVLK
- a CDS encoding RNA-binding S4 domain-containing protein; translated protein: MSSHEIIDIPIRDDMIRLGQLLKLASLVEDGVEAADLIKNGMVKVNGEIDERRGSQLHDGDTVTVNGETVRIKARK
- a CDS encoding lactonase family protein — its product is MPATPELLVSSYTEEGSGTGPGIRRYALAADATIGPLLAQSSGVSNPSFLAVGAGKLFAVEEGANGSVAALDPETLGFLGRAWSGGADPCHLMVVGESVVAANYSSGTAAVIPVAGWGSATPTPSVLLSNPGSGPVSRRQDSSHAHQVTATPWGTVLVADLGADRVDEYSLVDGSYQRQGSAVLPPGTGPRHVAIRGEHLLVAGELDGFLHVLRRTVEGDGHRWQWRCRTPLAATAEAIESAEQFYPSHIQLSADATTLYATVRGPNTLVALEVTNLDTDPVPVFRTEVPTGGNWPRHFAVGHGKIYVANQLSDTVTVFDVDADGLPGAEAVQTLDFGSPACILLA
- a CDS encoding glycine--tRNA ligase; this encodes MAPQSKLDQVISLAKRRGFVFQAGEIYGGTRSAWDYGPLGVELKENIKREWWQSFVRGREDMVGLDSSIILPKAVWEASGHVATFTDPLIECTQCHKRHRQDHLVESFVAKKKRQPVDGMDEIVCPDCGTKGQWTEPQMFSGLIKTFLGPVDNEAGLAFLRPETAQGIFVNFNNVLTTSRKKPPFGIGQIGKAFRNEITPGNFIFRTREFEQMEIEFFVPGEDADKWFKEWVELCWDWFLDLGINPGNMRRFDVPEDERAHYSAGTIDFEYKFGFQGSEWGELMGVANRTDYDLNSHTKGSGTDLSYFNQASGERFTPYVIEPSFGLTRSMMAFLVDAFTEDEAPNAKGGVDKRTVLKLDPRLAPVKAAVLPLSRNEELSPKAKELANQLRKHWNIEFDDAGAIGRRYRRQDEIGTPFCITVDFDTLDDNAVTIRERDTMSQERVPLDQVQAYLATRLLGA
- a CDS encoding GNAT family N-acetyltransferase — encoded protein: MAELSYRPWQDGDDLTLLEIWGDADSSASGQFRAALAPESDSGPWRRTIVAEDQGIPVAAGVVYSTALHPQRLWAFVEVAKDHRQAGVGATLLTMLRREAEGALAAGLISTTALRTKVAPGTSGAAFGAAMGLGVLQRNRVVEVAPGVLKLPAFGEGTEAEATARVADLATGSVELTDVVGRYYESVNAWDPTGPLSPGAVQRMFLDDLTGAHGALVLRAEPSSAFGATVQPSKKGRIEAFAVSYSQGHLFPEDGAAPSASEVFLGVEPKLSPKDAVRAVYDLLALITHQYPVLLELDDSMEALAAVVNPLIEAGAARVRGTETLVLGE
- a CDS encoding YibE/F family protein produces the protein MGHSHSHDGDDSTLTRPELRRRKAVRRRAVVLLSWILVPLGLLTVVAMMMLWPGGGDGAPLAGNPYSAAPGASIDTGTVQRTATEDCPGSAGGPGASCFIAHTAVAGLADVPVVVSPDVVQARGVRVGDKISYLNLSGLVAVTGVQQEGPQYVFMDFVRTLPMGLLALLYAVVVIAVARWRGLRAIVGLGGAFAVLSWFILPALAEGKSPLLVALVGSSAIMFGVLYFAHGFSARTSTALLGTLFGLGVTAGVAFWAVDAAALTGTSGHNSYQLLNLTQGMSLSGMILCGLVISGLGVLNDVTITQSSAVWELYELAPHTSARELFTAAMRIGRDHIASTVYTIAFAYAGSALPVLLMVSLYDQPLIQALTGVELAEEVVRILVGSIGLVLAIPVTTAVAVAVVKSTGRGAAGARPVAEPVDTKVIAC